A window of Nonomuraea angiospora genomic DNA:
CGGCGTCCCGTACGCGCGCCGCCGCGAGGTGGCCAGGCGGAACCTGCTCGCCATGCGGTCGCTGTGGCGGGACGAGGTGGCCTCGTTCGACGGGTTCGAGCCGTCCTGGTCCTGGCCCAAGCCGGTCCAGGACCCGCCGGTGTACGTGGGCGGCGCGGCGGGGCCGAAACTGTTCGCCCACGTCGCCGAGTACGCCGAGGGCTGGATGCCGATCGGCGGCAAGGGGATCAGGGCGGCGCTGCCGATGCTCCGCGAGGCGTGCGAGAAGGCCGGGCGGCCGATGGCCAAGGTGATGCCGTTCGGGACGCTGCCGACGCGGGAGAAGCTCGACTACTACGCCGGGCTCGGCGTCGAGGAGACGGTGGCCAGCCTGCCCAGCGCGCCCGCGGATACGGTGCTGCCGATCCTCGATGATTATGCGCGACTGATCGATTGCCCGGCATAATCAGGAGATATGCCCGCACTCCGAGCCGATGATCCGCGACAGCTGGGGTCGTACCGCCTGTCGCGCCGGCTCGGCCAGGGCGGGCAGGGCGTCGTCTACCTCGGCCACTCCGAGCAGGGCGCCCAGGTCGCGATCAAGCTGCTGCACGCGAGCCTGTC
This region includes:
- a CDS encoding TIGR03619 family F420-dependent LLM class oxidoreductase; its protein translation is MRLGVTMFTTDLAMPVQDLARAAEERGFASLYVPEHTHIPVSRRTPPAAGQDVLPEEYKRTLDPLVALSFAAAATRRLRVGTGILLAAQRDPIVTAKAIATLDHLSGGRVVVGVGFGWNVEEIENHGVPYARRREVARRNLLAMRSLWRDEVASFDGFEPSWSWPKPVQDPPVYVGGAAGPKLFAHVAEYAEGWMPIGGKGIRAALPMLREACEKAGRPMAKVMPFGTLPTREKLDYYAGLGVEETVASLPSAPADTVLPILDDYARLIDCPA